In Sorghum bicolor cultivar BTx623 chromosome 10, Sorghum_bicolor_NCBIv3, whole genome shotgun sequence, one genomic interval encodes:
- the LOC8071345 gene encoding succinate dehydrogenase assembly factor 4, mitochondrial, giving the protein MAAANHCLRRLASALSHGPQPPVPPRSLVLRFALSSSAPSTGPPMASTEAAGKGEGEEAAEAKVADVDTEAGKEEEDEDDGGGGVHVNKATGEIGGPRGPEPTRYGDWERGGRCSDF; this is encoded by the coding sequence ATGGCGGCGGCCAACCACTGCCTCCGCCGCCTCGCCTCCGCTCTTTCCCACGGGCCCCAGCCTCCGGTTCCTCCCCGATCCCTCGTCCTCCGCTTCGCGCTCTCCAGCTCCGCCCCTTCCACGGGCCCGCCGATGGCGTCGACGGAGGCCGCTGGGAAGGGGGAGGGAGAGGAAGCGGCGGAAGCCAAGGTCGCTGACGTCGACACCGAAGcggggaaggaggaggaggacgaagacgacggcggcggcggcgtgcacGTGAACAAGGCAACCGGCGAGATTGGAGGCCCGCGGGGGCCCGAGCCCACGAGGTACGGCGACTGGGAGCGCGGTGGCCGCTGCTCCGATTTCTAG